GCAGACAAACTGCGGATTGCGGAGCGTTTGGACGCCTTCGGTATTCATTACATTGAAGGGGGCTGGCCGGGCAGCAACCCCAAGGATATGGAATTCTTTCAACAAGCGGCCCGCCGCAAATATAAGCACGCAAAAATCGCCGCCTTCAGCATGACTCGCCGCAAAGGCATACCGGTGGAACGCGACGAATTGATGATTCAATTGCTGGAGGCCGAAACCCCCGTGGTCACCATTGTAGGTAAAACATGGTTGTTGCACGTCACCGAAGTATTGCGGGCCACGCCGGACGAAAACTTGGCCATGATTGCGGATACCATCCGGTTCTTCAAAGACCATGGTAAAACCGTTTTCTACGACGCGGAGCACTCATTTGACGGCTACAAGAATGAGCCGGAATACGCATTGGCCACCTGGCAGGCCGCCGAGAAAGCCGGCGCGGATTGCATCATTCTCTGCGATACCAATGGGGGCTGCCTGCCAGCGGAAATCAAGCGCGTCACGGAAGTGGCCAAAAGCAAACTCACCGTGCCGATTGGCATACACACCCACAATGATTGCGGTTTTGGGGTGGCCAACGCAATTGCCGCAGTGGAGGCGGGTGCCATCCAAGTCCAAGGTACCATCAATGGTTATGGCGAACGCACTGGCAATTGCAATCTGACCAGTGTCATTCCCACGTTGCATTTCAAGATGGGGCTGACCTGTGTGCCCGCGTCTTCCCTCCCTAAATTACGCGAGCTTTCCCTGTTTGTGGATGAAATTGCCAACGTACGCCCGGATCCCCGTCAGCCGTGGGTGGGGGCAACGGCCTTCGCCCACAAGGGGGGCATGCATGTGCACGCCGTGGAACGGGTGGCGCAAAGCTACGAGCATATCGCCCCTGAATCGGTCGGCAATACCCGCAAAGTGCTGGTCAGTGATCTTTCAGGTCGCTCCAATATCTACTGGAAGGCCCGTGAGCTGGGCTTCAAGGTCAATCCCGACACACCTGAATTAAAGGCCGTGTTGAATGAAATTAAAAAATTGGAAAGCGAGGGCTACGAGTTTGAAGCGGCCGAGGCTTCTCTGGCCCTATTAATCCGCAAACATTTGCAGCATACTTCCCTTCCCTTCAACGTGGAAGGCTACCACGTGTCCATTCGCGGCAACAACGGCCAATCCGTTTGTGAAGCCACCGTCAAGGTGCGGGTTAAGGACCAGATTGCACACACTGTTGCCGAGGGTGACGGTCCAGTCAACGCCCTGGATGGAGCCCTGCGCCAAGCCTTGGTGAAGTTCTTTCCCCAGTTGGAAAAAGTCACCCTGGTGGATTACAAAGTACGTATCATCAACACAGCCGCTGGCACGGCCGCCAAAACTCGGGTTTTAATTACTTCTTCAGACGGCCATAAAGAATGGGGCACGGTCGGTGTCAGCGAGAACATCATCACGGCGTCATTGCAGGCCTTGGTGGACAGCATGGAATACGCCTTGCAAAAAATGCAAAAAAAGAGTTGACACATATACATTACGCTGTATATTAGGCGCATGAAAACAAAACGACAACGCAAGGCCGATCGGAGCATGGAGGAAGCAATCTCCATGAGAGATGCCGCCAGTACATCCGATGTGTGGAAAGCCGAAAAGTCCACAAGTGCCATGATCCGCACTCAGATTTATTTGAGCACGCATGAACATCGGTTTTTACAGGCAGAGGCCGCGAGACGGGGTGTGCCCATGGCTGCAGTCATTCGCTCGTTCATTGATGAAAAAATGAGCCTGCCGGAAGCAGTGTGGGAACAAAATCCGCTGTTGGCGCCTCCTGCTGATCCTGCCTTTGAAGGGCCGGAAGATGGCGTCCTCAATCACGATCACTACATATACGGGACTCCCAAGCGCCATATTAAGAAGGGGGGGAAATGGGTGCCAGCGCCCCCTTTGCCAGAAGATTATTATTCCAATGAGGAGAGCCGCAAAGCGTACGACCAACTCACAGGAGTAAAGGATGAATAACTGGGTTTTTTTGGATGCCTCCTTCTGGATTGCCTTAAGGGATAAGCGCGAGCCAACTCATAGCCAGGCGGTAACCTTAACACGCCAACTCCTGAGCATGAGGCATGGTTTTATTTACACCAGTTACATCCTGGCCGAAACTTATGCCTATTTCTCCCGGTCCCTCAAAATGCGTCTGCAAATATTGGATGATGCGGAAAAAAATCCGGTGATGCGTTGGGAACCGGTGCTAACTGAAGACGAACAAGAGGCCCGCCGTTTATTGCGCAGATACGCTGATAAAAGCTTCAGCTATTGCGATGCCATTGCCTTTGTGGTCATGCGTCGGCTGGGAGTGGAGCGAGCGGCCACCTTTGATGTTCATTTTCGCCAGATTGGTGGGTTTGGCATTATTGGTCCTTCAGAAACTTACCTGGATAGAGGCTGATTATCAAACTCACAGCCTGTGGCAAACGCCATGGTGCTCACTGCCTTCAAGGGTAAAACCATTCCGAGCAAACCATACATCTATGTCCGAGATTCCCAAAGCTTATGAACCACAGGCCGTGGAGGCCAAGTGGTACCAATACTGGACATCCCAGGATTGCTTCAAAGCAAACCCAAATTCTCGCAAACCAGCCTATTCCATCGTCATACCGCCTCCCAACGTAACCGGCGTGCTCCACATGGGGCATGTCCTCAATAACACCATACAAGATATTTTAAGCCGCCGCGCCCGCATGCAGGGAAAGGAGGTTCTCTGGCTGCCGGGCACAGACCATGCAGGGATCGCCACCCAGGCCGTCGTCGAAAAAAACCTGCGCAAGCAGGGGATAATGAAACACCGGGATGAGCTTGGCCGCGAAAAATTCCTCGAATACGTGTGGGCCTGGAAGGAAAAGCATGGCGGCATCATTATCGAACAACTCAAAAAGCTGGGCTGCTCATGTGACTGGAGCCGCGAGCGTTTTACTATGGACCCACATTATTCCCAATGCGTCCAGAAAGTTTTTGTGGAACTGTATCGCAAGGGGTTGATTTACCGCGGTAAACGCATGGTCAACTGGGACCCGGCGGCTCGCACTGCATTGTCCGACGAAGAGGTGGAATGGATCGAAGAAAAGGGACATTTGTGGCATATCAAGTACCCCATCCTAGATGAGGCTGGAAAAACCAAAAATGGCGAGCATGTGGTGGTGGCGACCACCCGTCCCGAGACCATGCTGGGTGACGAAGCGGTGGCTGTCCACCCTCAAGATGAGCGCTACCGCCATTTAATTGGAAAAAAATTGCTTCTACCGTTGCAAAACAAACCCATCCCCGTGATAGCCGATGAACTGGTGGACCCCAAATTTGGCACTGGTTGTGTCAAAGTCACACCGGCCCACGATCCGGCCGATTACGAAATGGCCGTGCGACATCACCTGCCATTCACAGTGGTCATCGGCCCAGATGGGGTGATGACCAATGCAGCGGGTGAGGACTTTGCAGGCATGGACCGTATGGAAGCCCGTCAGGCGGTGATTGAGGAGCTGACCGAATTGGGCCTGCTGGCCAAGACCGAGGACTATGTGCACAATGTGGGCTACAGCCAGCGCAGTCATGTGCCGATCGAACCTTACCTCAGCGAGCAGTGGTTCTTGAAATATCCCAGCGTGGAGCCATCCC
This is a stretch of genomic DNA from Fontisphaera persica. It encodes these proteins:
- the cimA gene encoding citramalate synthase, translating into MKKPAVEIYDTTLRDGTQGEGINLSAADKLRIAERLDAFGIHYIEGGWPGSNPKDMEFFQQAARRKYKHAKIAAFSMTRRKGIPVERDELMIQLLEAETPVVTIVGKTWLLHVTEVLRATPDENLAMIADTIRFFKDHGKTVFYDAEHSFDGYKNEPEYALATWQAAEKAGADCIILCDTNGGCLPAEIKRVTEVAKSKLTVPIGIHTHNDCGFGVANAIAAVEAGAIQVQGTINGYGERTGNCNLTSVIPTLHFKMGLTCVPASSLPKLRELSLFVDEIANVRPDPRQPWVGATAFAHKGGMHVHAVERVAQSYEHIAPESVGNTRKVLVSDLSGRSNIYWKARELGFKVNPDTPELKAVLNEIKKLESEGYEFEAAEASLALLIRKHLQHTSLPFNVEGYHVSIRGNNGQSVCEATVKVRVKDQIAHTVAEGDGPVNALDGALRQALVKFFPQLEKVTLVDYKVRIINTAAGTAAKTRVLITSSDGHKEWGTVGVSENIITASLQALVDSMEYALQKMQKKS
- a CDS encoding type II toxin-antitoxin system VapC family toxin, which translates into the protein MNNWVFLDASFWIALRDKREPTHSQAVTLTRQLLSMRHGFIYTSYILAETYAYFSRSLKMRLQILDDAEKNPVMRWEPVLTEDEQEARRLLRRYADKSFSYCDAIAFVVMRRLGVERAATFDVHFRQIGGFGIIGPSETYLDRG